DNA from Daucus carota subsp. sativus chromosome 1, DH1 v3.0, whole genome shotgun sequence:
ATGATGCCTCAACTCCATCACCTCGAAGGCATGAATCATCTTCCAACTTCCACAAGTTAATCGCCTTGTTGAATCTCTTATGATCAGTCCAATCATCATTCAGTGCATTAGCCCACAGTGTTATAACAGCAATAGACTTATTATACTCGATAATACGAGTTTTAGGTCGAGCTGCATAAGAAATGAGGGCGTCATGACCACCAACAGCAGCAATAACAGCAAGACCAGCATCAGCAGCTTCAATAGCAGAAGCGATAGCAGGAGGGAGCTTAATAGCACAATTCAACACCTCCGTGTTCAAATCAAACACAATCATAGCATCCTCCTCGACACCAAATAAAAATCCATTAACAGATACATCAAAATAGCCTAGAATGAAGCCACCATTAATGCCAAACATAAAATCCTCACTAGGAACTTTTCGCCATACATTCCTATTAGCCGAATACACCTCAGTAGGAAGCGAAGGCCTCGACACAACACTAACAATCTTATAATCATTATCTACCGGATCATAACCAAAACCCAAAGCGCGGGAAGTCCTCAAGGCACATGCCGGAACAGCTCTTGATTGTCCAGTAGCAGGATTCCACAGATAGAAACTATGTTCGCTTAGATTGTGGTGAAAGACAACACAAACAATGCCGTTAACAGAACCGACGATTCTAAAAGCAGGAGCTACTTGTTGAGACTCACCTTGAGTGTACGGATACTTCAGATCAGACACAATTTGACGAGAATCAACGTCCAAGACTGAAAATTTCAGTGTAGCATTTTCAGTATCTGTCATATAGGTATAGCGAGTCATGATAAGGCTTTCATCAGTTTCGGTTGCGATTGCTCGGCGGAGTTGAGCTTTGACGAAACTCGGGTCTTTAATCAGGGAAAGCCAGGTCTTGGAGACTAATTGGAACTGGAGTAAAGATTTCACTGGCACGCGAACGAGAATCTCGCTGATGAGATCGTTGGAAAGGGTCGGATTTGGTCTGATTGGGGCCATTGCAGAGTCCGATTGAGTCTCTCAGTTGATGGTGGTGATGATATAGGTAGCGGCGGAGTGTGTGGATGGGAGAAAGAAATGCGGATacttttagggttagggttagcgGCCGAGTCGAGTGTctggatttgatttttttttaattgtcttaATAAAAAATGGTGTTCTTATCCGTTTCATTTCCTTGTATTTTTTATAAGTATATGAAATGATTATGTTTTTATGTtctttttttatcataaaattgaTGTATGCTAACtcaa
Protein-coding regions in this window:
- the LOC135150642 gene encoding F-box/kelch-repeat protein At3g06240-like; amino-acid sequence: MAPIRPNPTLSNDLISEILVRVPVKSLLQFQLVSKTWLSLIKDPSFVKAQLRRAIATETDESLIMTRYTYMTDTENATLKFSVLDVDSRQIVSDLKYPYTQGESQQVAPAFRIVGSVNGIVCVVFHHNLSEHSFYLWNPATGQSRAVPACALRTSRALGFGYDPVDNDYKIVSVVSRPSLPTEVYSANRNVWRKVPSEDFMFGINGGFILGYFDVSVNGFLFGVEEDAMIVFDLNTEVLNCAIKLPPAIASAIEAADAGLAVIAAVGGHDALISYAARPKTRIIEYNKSIAVITLWANALNDDWTDHKRFNKAINLWKLEDDSCLRGDGVEASWTLMFSIDLPMRPAHLLNGYYSNGDLVLLVANVDDRWIWCNASKKEAKIVRVDMVDHCHTHYLYRYTESLVSLSGFKQISWNRGYGDN